The following proteins are encoded in a genomic region of Sulfurimonas sp. HSL3-7:
- a CDS encoding S-ribosylhomocysteine lyase encodes MGTGQQEWTHLSEEGVANSMGFDYQSNWKILSSCIRKAIEKASIKAVTATSMREGIVLYDREGKELFGVANVDARADREVAELNGMFPEREAEFYVKSGQTYALGALPRLLWLKKNRRDHFNSKDTEIIDISPMGCRTGFYMSTIGTPAEETVAEAWKASMEDVLHVDSQKDIPELNLYQCGTAKIHSLKEVQEIAQKVLNAGIGIMDNEALKLDFSKVAQA; translated from the coding sequence GTGGGGACAGGTCAGCAGGAGTGGACACATTTGAGTGAAGAGGGCGTTGCAAATTCGATGGGGTTTGACTATCAGAGCAATTGGAAAATCCTCTCTTCATGTATCCGAAAAGCGATTGAGAAGGCCAGTATCAAAGCGGTGACGGCCACCAGTATGCGTGAAGGGATCGTTCTTTACGACAGAGAGGGGAAAGAGCTCTTTGGTGTCGCCAATGTGGATGCGAGAGCAGACCGCGAGGTGGCAGAGCTTAACGGAATGTTCCCAGAACGTGAAGCGGAATTTTATGTGAAGAGCGGTCAGACCTATGCCCTTGGAGCACTGCCGCGCCTGTTGTGGCTGAAGAAAAACAGACGTGACCATTTCAACAGCAAAGATACCGAGATCATTGATATCTCGCCGATGGGCTGCCGTACCGGTTTCTATATGAGCACGATCGGCACACCGGCGGAAGAGACGGTTGCCGAAGCGTGGAAAGCATCGATGGAAGATGTCCTGCATGTCGATTCGCAAAAGGACATCCCGGAACTCAACCTCTACCAGTGCGGCACAGCCAAGATACATTCGCTCAAAGAGGTGCAGGAGATAGCGCAGAAAGTGCTCAATGCCGGTATCGGCATCATGGACAACGAAGCACTGAAACTCGACTTTTCAAAAGTCGCTCAGGCATAG
- a CDS encoding cation:proton antiporter codes for MFDDVLLLITLSLIVIFSPFIAKIIRLPTTPVEIILGAIFAYAGFLHHHYLFELVAEVGFLYLMFIAGTEVDLKKVLRTNRALMRRILIYLSLLYLFSIGFTLYFDLGKIFIVLLPLISVGLVVTLSKEYGKTPWLTLGMTAGGIGEVISIAVLTMTATALQEGFGLAFLKSMGALVLFIFIIYLLFRALQILFWWFPEVGTALMPHDDNKEQDLRISMGVLFILVAVMLYLHLELAFGAFIAGIFIPTFFTHKQDLPHRLASYGFGFLIPVFFINIGSTFNLESLLMEGLVTTALIITAAMVAMRVVGALVFKNILGFRSAILLGLSHSMPLTLLIAVATIAYHSSSIDKLHYFAFILASLFQVIVVTLMIKLIHKEPSPASLPNAFNQQKR; via the coding sequence ATGTTTGATGATGTTTTATTGCTGATCACCTTATCGCTGATCGTTATTTTCTCACCTTTTATTGCAAAAATCATAAGGTTGCCGACAACCCCTGTGGAGATCATTCTCGGGGCGATTTTTGCATATGCGGGATTTTTGCATCACCACTATCTTTTCGAGCTTGTCGCCGAGGTCGGTTTTCTCTATCTGATGTTTATTGCCGGAACAGAGGTCGACCTGAAAAAGGTACTTCGCACCAACAGGGCCCTGATGAGGCGTATTCTCATCTATCTCTCGCTGCTCTACCTTTTCTCTATCGGGTTCACCCTCTATTTTGACCTTGGCAAGATATTTATCGTACTGTTGCCGCTTATCTCCGTCGGACTGGTTGTAACGCTCTCCAAAGAGTACGGAAAGACACCCTGGCTGACACTGGGGATGACAGCAGGCGGCATCGGCGAGGTGATCAGTATCGCGGTGCTGACCATGACCGCCACCGCACTGCAGGAGGGATTTGGACTTGCCTTTCTCAAATCGATGGGTGCCTTGGTTCTTTTCATCTTTATCATCTACCTGCTTTTTCGCGCCCTGCAGATTCTCTTCTGGTGGTTTCCGGAGGTCGGTACCGCACTGATGCCGCACGATGATAACAAGGAGCAGGACTTACGCATCTCGATGGGTGTCCTCTTTATTCTTGTCGCCGTTATGCTCTACCTGCATCTTGAGCTCGCTTTCGGCGCCTTTATCGCAGGGATCTTTATCCCGACTTTCTTTACCCATAAACAGGACCTCCCTCACCGCCTCGCGAGCTACGGCTTCGGCTTTCTGATCCCGGTCTTTTTTATCAATATCGGCAGCACCTTCAACCTTGAATCACTCTTGATGGAAGGGCTGGTCACAACCGCCCTGATCATTACCGCAGCCATGGTCGCGATGCGTGTTGTCGGAGCCCTTGTCTTTAAAAATATTTTGGGCTTTCGTTCTGCGATACTCCTGGGGCTGAGCCACTCCATGCCGTTGACGCTGCTGATTGCCGTTGCCACCATTGCCTATCACAGCAGCAGTATCGACAAGCTCCACTATTTCGCCTTTATTTTGGCATCACTCTTCCAGGTTATCGTTGTGACGCTTATGATCAAACTGATCCACAAAGAGCCGAGTCCGGCATCTTTGCCCAACGCGTTTAATCAGCAGAAAAGATAA